The genomic interval TATTTGATAGTACAGAATTTTCAGCATAACCGAATAACCCTACAGGTATATCGTGATTAGGCCTGTTAATCGTCAAACCCGTGATTGTATACCCGTTGCCGTCCATATTTCCTTTAAACCATGTATCCCAATCTCCTATAGGCAGCCAGCCTTCGTCGGCCTGATAACCGCTTAAATCAATATCCGCTGTCAGCTTGAAAAAAATGCCGGAATCTAAATAATACCTGACCTGATTGAGTTGATCGGCGGTGGCTATCTGGTAAGGATCACTTTCCAAACCCGTTCCTTCACCTGTATAAAAATGCAACATATTCTGAACTACTGTTGCATGAGAATAACCAGTTGCCTTTATCTTGATTGTATGACTGCCTTTTGACAGCACACCAGCGTTTATCGTGATCATCCCGGCGCTGATCGTGTAATCCGTTTCCAATAACGGATTCTCTCCGTCCTTCACTGCCGTAATCTCTCCGCGCCACGTCTCATCATCTGCAAACGTAATCTCGATGTCGTTCAAGTTATCATTGTCTGTCGTGTCCGCAGTCAAGCTCGGCGATGCATTAACAGTGTTCAGACTCATCACCGTGACTTTAGAGCTATTCCCCAAATCCTGATAGGCCACATAAGGGGTGCCATTGTCTACATACAGGGACGTGTAATGTGCCTCACCCGCTGAAAACCCAGCGTTGCCCACCGTCACCCAATCGCTGCTGACGCTGTCATACTTCTTCACCGTGGCTTTAGAGCTATTCCCCTTATCCATATAGGCCACATAAGGGGTGCCATTGTCTACATACAGGGACGTGTAATGTGCCTCACCCGCTGAAAACCCAGCGTTGCCCACCGTCACCCAATCGCTGCTGACGCTGTCATACTTCTTCACCGTGGCTTTAGAGCTATTCCCCTCATCCATATAGGCCACATAAGGGGTGCCATTGTCTACATACAGGGACGTGTAATGTGCCGAACTCGCCAAAGATCCATCGCTGCCCACCGTCACCCAATCGCTACTGACGCTATCATACTTCTTCACCATGGCTTTAGGGCTAATCCCCCAATCGATATAGGCCACATAAGGGGTGCCGTCTGCAGCTACATACAGGGACGGGTAATATGCCTCCCCCTCTGAAAATCCAGCACTGCCCAAGGTCACCCAATCGCTGCTGACGCTATCATACTTCTTCACCGTGGCTTTAGAGCTACTCCCCCCATCCATATAGGCCACATAAGGGATGCCATTGTATACATACAGGGACGTGTAAGCTACCGAACTCGCCGATAATCCATCTTTGCCCACCGTCACCCAATCGCTGCTGACGCTGTCATACTTCTTCACCGTGGCTTTATCGCTATTCTCCCCATCCATATAGGCCACATAAGGGGTGCCGTCTGCAGCTATATACAGAGACAGGTAATCTGCCCTACCCTCTGAAAATCCTGCACTGCCCACCATCACCCAATCGCTTCTGACGTTGTCATACTTCTTCACCGTGGCTTTATCGCTATTCTCCCCATCCATATAGGCCACATAAGGGGTGCCATTGTATACATACAGGGATGTGTAATCTACCCTACCCTCTGAAAATCCAGTGTTGCCTACTTCCTGCCATACCTGTAGAGTATCCGCCGCAAACGCTTTAACTCCACCAACAAACAGCCCATTCAATCCACCTAACACCATCAACATCACTAAGGTGATGGAAACCGTTTTTTTTAGTATAATATTCATTAATGTTCCTCCTTCAAATTTTCAACTTACTCTTAACTAAGACAAGTATAACTACTACTTCTGACAGCAATCTGACAAATTCGACGTTTCAATGCTTCTCTAGAGCTTTTCGGAAAGTACTCTTTGCAGGGTTTTGTGGAGTCTAGCCTGTTCAACCGGTTTCACGATGTAGTCATAGGCATTAACTTCGAATGCAACCTGAGCATATTCTTTATAGGTTGTAACAAACACTAGCTTCAGCTTTCTACCGCCCTCTTTCAATCGTTTAGCAAATTCAAGACCACTCTCTCTCGGCATACTAATATCCAAGAATATCAAATCCACCTCATGATTCACCAAATACGAGTATGCGGCCGTGGTCTCCTGGAAGCTTCCTACGATTTCGATCTCATCCAGCTTAGCTAACATACGTTTCATAATGAAGTGCATAGCCTTCTCATCATCGATAATAACGACTTTCAGACGACTCCCCTCCTCACACGTAGCAAGAACTACAGTATAAACAATCCCACTGACAGCAAACTGACAAACTTCGACAACAAGAAAAAGCCTGCATATGCAAGGCTCTTCATCTTTCTGTATGTTAGGTATCAAGCTCCGCTAGCAATTGACTGTAATAGCCAGTTACAATAGGTGAGGGGCTTATTCCAAGCTCTTGATAAAGTGTCTCTGTATAGTGAAGATATTGCCGCATGAGTGCTACTTTATTATTCTGTAACGCTAAGGATTTCATAAACAGCTTAATGGTTTCTTCATCTAGCTCATAGTGAGCAGTCAGCTTTGTTAATAATCGAATTGCCGTTTGGGTATCCCCTCTATTTAACAAAGCTCTGCATAAGCGTTGGGTAAAAGCTGTATACATCAGCCGAAAGCGTTCTACCTCGCTCCATGCCCAATGGAAAGCGCGGTCCCCGAATAAATCTCCGGCATAGAGCTGCTCCAGCGCTAACGCCTGTTCTATATGGATATCATCCACTACAGCGATCTGCTTATAGCCTTCTTCAAATTGAAGCATATCGACATCTATGTGGTTAAGCTCTAACGCATAATAGTTGCTGTCCGAATGTAAGCTATCCTTCAGCCCATAGGTGTCCAGCAATTTACGAAGCTGATAGACTGTCGTGTATAAATAGGTTTCTGCATTCTTAAGTGGCATATCGTCGAACATATCTTCAATGATTCTCGCTCTGGATACAAGCCTGCCTTTATGTATTAACAAATAGCCAAAAAGCTCCGCGCTTTTGCTAGTCTTCCACTTGACTAACTCGTTCTTGGCATTACGAATCTCCATTCCGCCCAAACAATTAAATAGGACTCGTATAGAGGAAGAGTCAAGTTCTACCGAACCTTTTACTGAAGACATTTCGGAAAGCGCCCTTAGGACAGTACGATGAAGCCTTGCTTGATTGACGGGCTTTACGATGTAATCAAAGGCAAATACATCAAATGCAGGAAGCGAATATTCTTTGTGTGAGGTAACGAATACGATTTTCATTTGCCTGCTGCTCTCTCTTAATGGCCCGGCAAATTCCAGTCCGCTTTCCTTCGGCATATTAATATCCATAATTATCAAATCCACGTCTTGGTTCGTCAGAAACGAGTAGGCCGTCGATGTCTCCTGGAAGCTTCCCACGATCTCGACTTCATTAACCTTACCGAGCATTCGCTTCATAATCAGATGCATGCCCTTCTCGTTATCGATAATAACAACCTTCATATGCTTATCCTCCTTCCGTCCTGAATTATAGATTGAGAGGAAGATTCGGGAGGAGCGGGGATTGAGAAATGGAAGGTGCTTCCTTGCGAAAGCGCACTGTCAAACCAAATTTCTCCTCCATTCAAACGAACAAATTCCCTGCATTTGGTGAACCCCAGCCCGACGCCTCGCTCTCCGGCTGTCCCCGATGATGAGACCGGATAGACTTCCTGTAATATAGCTTCTGCTTGTCCCGCCGAAATGCCTGATCCCGTATCGCTTACCGAGACAATTATTTCTACCATTCGCGGGATATGCTCGAGTAATAAATCGATTAGACTGTTTAAAAATAGAAACAGCGGTAGCCTTGGACTCAGATATTAAGTCCAAAACTGCCGCTGTTTATTGAACTAACGTTCTCCGTTAGCTCAATCCCGAAATCCCTCGGACGCTGAGGGGCGATAGCCCCAATGCTTGAATATGGTGGTATCTGGATACGCCATCTAGGAAACACTAACATTTTTTTTGCTTAATTTCTTAAATACCGAGTATTCCTTATCGGACTTAATAAAATTTAATATTTTTTCGGCACATTCTTTTGGGTTCATCTCTTCAGTATTTACTTCGAGGTCATATTCATCAAAGCAATATACTTTGCTAAACTGTGAAGCTGCCAGTCCAATTTTTCTATCTCCTCTTGCTTGCTCTCTTCTTATGAGTTCTTCTTTCGAGCATATTACACCTATAAATAACGTAGGCTGATCGAAAAATTGATCAAGAAACTCATTAAACCTCTTGTCATTGTCGATTACGGTATCTACTATTACATTAAAACCCAGTTCTGATAACAATTTAATTGTAGAATGGTACACTGAGAATATGGAATCATCAAGTAATTGTGAGACAACTTGATGATCTATTTCTCTTGGAGGTTCATCTGGAAATTTATTATTAATAAAATCATTGTAATTATTAAAAAAATCATCAATTGATAAATGATAAAAAGGAATCTCTTTCTGATTTATCAGTTCAGTCGATATGGAAGTCTTTCCAGAACTTGAAGTTCCATTTAGATAAACTAATATCCCTTGCTTCAATTTAATCATCCCTTCAAAAAATAATCTTTGCGTATTTTTCAGATAACGTTGTATTCACAGTTTATAAAATTATTCAACTCAAGGAATATTCTAGAAACGATTGAATTATCCTGCCCATTAGCTTAATAAAAACAAGGAGCAGCTACCGTAGTATCTGCTTCTTGTACTGTTCAACTAATGTTCCCTATTAGTTCAAGCGTATTGGAGAACCCACTCTTTTATCTGAGAGGCAACTTCGGTTACATCATTATCCGTTGTATCAATAGTAGGCATAGGTGGGTTATAGACCTCATCAGCAATTTCAAGCAATCGTTTTGCAAAGTTTTTGTGGTTTTGAATCTCTTCCTCTGACCAATTTCTTTCACGTAGACGTTTCTCGCGAGTTTCTTCATCACAATGTAGGTTTAGGTAATATACATGCTTAAAAAATGGATAGTCCGCACATTTTTCAATATCCCAAGGCATCATTGTTCCGCATATTATAGTCATGCGCCCACTTTGAGCGATATTTCGTGCAACCCTAAGCCAAATATTTCGCATTTTCTCCCAATCATGCCCAATAAATTCAACAAGATTATCAGGGTCAAAAATATCAAAATCAGGCATCAATCTCCGTAGTTCCTTTATGACATATGTTTTCCCTGACCCACTTGCACCTGTTACGATAAATAAAGGCAATTTATTTTCCATTAGTTTTACCACCTCCCATTTACTTATATTTACAATTATAACACCTCACAAATGATATAAAAGGTAGTAAACAATTATAACTAAACTGCCAGTTAGCGTAATGAAGCAGCCGATCATTGTGATCGGCTACTTCCGTTTTTTTATTGAAATATCCTTTTCCGTTACTTCAATTCCTGGAAACATTACCAAATGTAATAGCCTGAGTGTTTTTTGTTATTTATTAAAATCATGGTTATTGAAACAGCACCAAATATAATATATATCCCTAGAAATACTGGTAATGAGAGGATACCCTTGTTTTCAAAAATTCCCATTATAATAAAAGTCATTCC from Paenibacillus sp. FSL K6-3182 carries:
- a CDS encoding response regulator, producing MKVVIIDNEKGMHLIMKRMLGKVNEVEIVGSFQETSTAYSFLTNQDVDLIIMDINMPKESGLEFAGPLRESSRQMKIVFVTSHKEYSLPAFDVFAFDYIVKPVNQARLHRTVLRALSEMSSVKGSVELDSSSIRVLFNCLGGMEIRNAKNELVKWKTSKSAELFGYLLIHKGRLVSRARIIEDMFDDMPLKNAETYLYTTVYQLRKLLDTYGLKDSLHSDSNYYALELNHIDVDMLQFEEGYKQIAVVDDIHIEQALALEQLYAGDLFGDRAFHWAWSEVERFRLMYTAFTQRLCRALLNRGDTQTAIRLLTKLTAHYELDEETIKLFMKSLALQNNKVALMRQYLHYTETLYQELGISPSPIVTGYYSQLLAELDT
- a CDS encoding AAA family ATPase, encoding MKQGILVYLNGTSSSGKTSISTELINQKEIPFYHLSIDDFFNNYNDFINNKFPDEPPREIDHQVVSQLLDDSIFSVYHSTIKLLSELGFNVIVDTVIDNDKRFNEFLDQFFDQPTLFIGVICSKEELIRREQARGDRKIGLAASQFSKVYCFDEYDLEVNTEEMNPKECAEKILNFIKSDKEYSVFKKLSKKNVSVS
- a CDS encoding response regulator, with the translated sequence MIPNIQKDEEPCICRLFLVVEVCQFAVSGIVYTVVLATCEEGSRLKVVIIDDEKAMHFIMKRMLAKLDEIEIVGSFQETTAAYSYLVNHEVDLIFLDISMPRESGLEFAKRLKEGGRKLKLVFVTTYKEYAQVAFEVNAYDYIVKPVEQARLHKTLQRVLSEKL
- a CDS encoding AAA family ATPase codes for the protein MENKLPLFIVTGASGSGKTYVIKELRRLMPDFDIFDPDNLVEFIGHDWEKMRNIWLRVARNIAQSGRMTIICGTMMPWDIEKCADYPFFKHVYYLNLHCDEETREKRLRERNWSEEEIQNHKNFAKRLLEIADEVYNPPMPTIDTTDNDVTEVASQIKEWVLQYA
- a CDS encoding S-layer homology domain-containing protein → MNIILKKTVSITLVMLMVLGGLNGLFVGGVKAFAADTLQVWQEVGNTGFSEGRVDYTSLYVYNGTPYVAYMDGENSDKATVKKYDNVRSDWVMVGSAGFSEGRADYLSLYIAADGTPYVAYMDGENSDKATVKKYDSVSSDWVTVGKDGLSASSVAYTSLYVYNGIPYVAYMDGGSSSKATVKKYDSVSSDWVTLGSAGFSEGEAYYPSLYVAADGTPYVAYIDWGISPKAMVKKYDSVSSDWVTVGSDGSLASSAHYTSLYVDNGTPYVAYMDEGNSSKATVKKYDSVSSDWVTVGNAGFSAGEAHYTSLYVDNGTPYVAYMDKGNSSKATVKKYDSVSSDWVTVGNAGFSAGEAHYTSLYVDNGTPYVAYQDLGNSSKVTVMSLNTVNASPSLTADTTDNDNLNDIEITFADDETWRGEITAVKDGENPLLETDYTISAGMITINAGVLSKGSHTIKIKATGYSHATVVQNMLHFYTGEGTGLESDPYQIATADQLNQVRYYLDSGIFFKLTADIDLSGYQADEGWLPIGDWDTWFKGNMDGNGYTITGLTINRPNHDIPVGLFGYAENSVLSNMKLENVNIIGDEIGNTVGGLVGYIDNGTVSSSYVTGSVSGADVGGLVGWNDETNISGSYFTGSMNGANNVGGLVGRNYGTVSNSYATGSVSGTLNNVGGLVGWNDGTVSNSYATGSVSGSSEVGGLLGYNKSGTISNSFYDSIITSEQLVNGIGIRKTTAEMQTSSTFTDWDFESVWYLVSEQYPQLWAFTALTPGTDYLTTKLIKVANGMEYSLNDVDYTAITGTYADNIIVNAGDTVYVRVAADPSSAITLTVDITNINTTIEPIATSAIAGVTAPVTGATPAATVTETMYYTGTVTWLPAVTTTFAAGTAYTATITLTPKAGYTLIGVDADFFTVAGATTTNMADSGVVTAVFPATAAADTSSSGGGGPSTGDVPVKVGPIDTTTEIKLSDISGHWAETGIKQAVSIGFIKGYVDGTFKPNQTVTRAEFSVMLMNALKPEGAGVALTFTDTVKIGTWAQKAVAQAVQAGIINGYKDGTFLPNAKVTRSEMAVMIANALKLNIESDTVTSFADDKSIPSWAKGAVAELNKLSLMVGSSSNQFNPKAQATRAEAVTVLLNMLEQENK